The DNA window ATCTTTTCCATTCGAAGATATTTATCATCAGAATAATCGTTGCTGATCAATTCACTCATAAACTCCCAAGCTAAAGATTCTATCTTGTCgctattttcaaaatcacaACCGGAAGCAATTAATTCTATAATGTATTCCTTATAAATATCCTCACTTGATAATTCAAGTTCGAACAGCAGATATACGATAACATCATTTACAGGCTCTTTCTTGAGCAAGGCCTCATAAGTGCCTTTTGAATCGAATTTATCCAAAGCAATCTTTTTGAAGGACGGTATCAAAGGTCTTATGAATTTGTAGGTTTTGCAACATCTCAAATGAACCAATATAGTTCCAATCCAGTCATTAACAGATATGGTAGAGCTTGTATACAAcagcattttcaaataaattgttTGAATGGAAATCTGGAAAATCTCTTCTTCACTCTCAAATTCAAACAGTTTCCTGATCAAAAGTAGATGATTTAGTTCAATCAAAGAGCTCTCATTTTCCTGCAAAAATTGTAAGATGCCAAATGCGACGTAAATTCTGGCAGGTTCAAAAGAGGGACCTTGGTCAACTAGTACATTCAAAACACATTCCAAAGtcgataattttgaatttaaagcAGCGTGATTCAAAAGGTTATAAACAAAACCTGAAAGCTTATCCCCATAAGGACAATTCAAGTCCTCAGTAGTAGTGAAATTATATGCCAACAATGTAGAAGGCAAGAAAGTTGTTCTCAATAGTGACATATTCGCTGAAAGTGTCTTTTGGAATGGATCTTCGAAGAGCAAAGAAGCAAAGTATTTTCTTACACTTTCCATTGAAGATTGTAAGCCAGTAGAAAGTAAAATTAGGTTCCAATCCGGATGAATGAATCGATCTTCAaataaagaacaaatatcGCTTTTAGCAGCTTCGATCTGGTTCAATGACGTATCTAAAGCAATCATTTCATATAATGTAGTGTATTTTTTCCATGATTCCAAAATGTCACCTTTTTGGGTGGTACTCCAGTTGAATAAGTCTATATTCGTCGATGTTATTTCACTACCTGAAATTCTTTGAACTGAaagttttaaaattgaaagagcTAATTTTCTATATTCATGAACCTTATGATTCAAAGCGGTATTAATATTTTCCCAGTATTGAGCTGTCATCATGAACTGAGACTGATTAGGCGATAATTCGTTTTTAGCTAAGAAtctaagaagaaaagttaATGCGTTACGTTCTTTCCAGTCTTGGAATTTAGCCTCCAAAAACATGTATTTTATAGACTCCCAAGTTAGTTCATCAGTGTCAGTATGCAATAGGCAAGTGCCATAAATCTGTTGAACCCTCCACCTCATCAATTTGGATGTCGTAGAAGCAATGGACTCAATGTTGGAGTTTAGGAAAAGTATTAGGACATGATCCCATTCCCAGTGATTGACAGCGGGTGAAACTTCACTCAAATAGACACATTCCAAAACATTCAGcaataattcaatttctaGATCGTCACCAGAGTCTTCATTTGAGGTTGTTTCATCGACTTTAATTAAACGAATGACAACATTTGTATAGAAGTCCTCACTGAATAGTCTTTTAGTATTTTGGTGCACGTAACACAAAAAATTCGTATTAATCCAGTTATTAAACTGTTCCCATAGTTCAGggatttttgaaattagttCAAAATATGTCTGGAgctcttttgaattttgaaatactTGAATATAATCTCTCTCAGCGGTATAATTTTCCCTAAAACTTTCGAGAACTGAAgctaatttcttttgaaatttatcaaatatcCTATCAACAATGCTAGTACAGTCCGATAGACTTAATGATGCTGACTGTACAAGTTCTAACACTTCATCGAACTGATTTTGCTCTACCAGTTCTGCCAAAAGGCCAACCACTTTCTCTCGAGATGCAAATCTAAGAATTAGCAGATTGGTAGACATGTCATGTAGCGTTCTACTAGAAATGCCGACTGAATATGGATTCCGATAAAACAAGCTTAGATGGAGCCAGTTCTTCCACATATAATCTcgaagctcatcgcaacattcaaaatttttcaaattcgatattatggaaaatttcacaGGGAGGGTAACGGCGAAGAACAAATAGTGGCGAAAATTTGTGAGATTATCTATCAAGTAAAAATTAAGGAAACGGAATTGTCTTACAAGATAGCAAAGCGGTTAATAGTACAGTTTCGAGTCTATTATAAAAGAGACATTCTGAGTTTGCGGTTTTCAAGATGTCTAGTGAAAACTTACAGACGATTGAAGCACGATTGGACCAATGTACTAGTGAAACAGTCACTACCAATGACATGGAAGAGAAGGAAGAGGCTGATTTGGTAAGCTCTGGACTTGGAAACATTCCAGACATCGACGAACAATTGCATACTGAAAAGGAACAGAGTTTGGTACATACGgcaattattgaaaaggataaTCCTTTCTTTGAGCAAAATCAAAGGAGGGAAGAATCTATGTCGAAAAGTACTCCTGTGAAAATAAGTAATGTGAAGAAACCAGTGAACCCTAATAATACTTATAACAGTGAGGCAGATGATCTATTACACAATAGAAAATCTGCAGATTCGACACTACCTTCTTTGTCTGCTAATAGTAATTCAAAGGAGAATAGCGTTACCAGTTTGCATCAAATTCcttcttctaatttgaACGACAGCACTATGAATGAAGGAAGTAAGAGGGTTCAAATTAAAGAGACCAATAAAGTTTCTGAAGGGCAGGGAAGGAATTATATTGCATACACCATCCAGTTTGGGGACAATACGGTAAAAAGACGGTATAGTGACTTTGAATTATTGAGAAACATACTGTTAAAATTGTTTCCGATGACCTTAATACCTCCAATTCCAGAGAAACAAagtataaaaaattatggaAAGGCTATTACTGGTTCAAATTCCTCCACCTATCTTTTGCCCTCTGAAGATGTTGGTCCAGTGGATTTGTCACTTTCTGTTATAAATGGATCTGTAAGTAACAGGAACGAAAAACTTATACGACATAGAATTAGAATGCTCACACAGTTTCTCAACAAgcttttacaaaataaagaGATTGGGAAGACCTCAATaattaatgattttttaGATCCGAATAACCCTCACTGGTCCGATTTTATCAATAGTTCAGCTACTTTTTCATCGTTACCCAAGAATCGTTTGCAGTGCAACCCATTAAATCCAACTAGTACAACTAGAATACATGCATCATTACCTATACCTTCCTCATCGATATTACTTTCATCGaaggaaaatattgatgCAAATAAGAGGCAGAATGaggaaaatttcaatagtGCAAGCACCACAAAGGATTCTTTCCAGGCAATTGAACAGGATTATAAGAAATATGAGTTTCTTTTAGACAATGGtgtttataaatataatagaCGTATAACGAGAAATTTCCATGACTTAAAATACGACATGAAAGATCTGAATGATGCTTTGGCCCAATTTGTCAATAAAAAGGGCCAGGAAACAGATTTAGTGGAGCAACTTTCGTATCTGAGTAATACATACGACGAGTCTGCAATTTTATTGGAGAAAATGGTAAGTAGACTTTATTATAACATTAATGAACCACTCGATGAGTTAACTAGAATGGCGGGGTCTGCAAGAGAGCTACTTAAATTTCGCAAGCTCAAATACATCCAAAACGAGAATATTAAAAAGACATTAAGCAGTAAGACTACACAGTTATCAAAGATTGAACAACAAAACCAtgacttcaaaaaaatcgaTAGAGTAATCGATCAGGAGATGAGTAAAAGCCATAAAATCTCATTAGAAAGACCTCCCGAAGACTACAAATCAAGCACGTATAGCGGTAAactttttaataaattcaacaaaCTAGCTGCTATGGTCAAAGAAACCGTTAATTATCAAGATATTGACCCAAGAGTAACATCAGAGAATTTACAAAAGGATATCAAAGTTTTAACTGATACGCTCAACGTTACAGAAGCAGATTTGGTCACAATTTCGGATGTGATTGCGAATGATCAATTGCCGAATTTTTCTGaggaaagagaaagagaaattatTGACATTTTAAAGCACTATTCGAAGTACATGAAAGACTatgacaaaaaaaaatctggAAATTTGGAGAGAGCTTAAAAAGCACCAGAATGAATAAGCAATGGGTTATATAATGTCTATACGAGCCGTTAACGTataatttaatatattcGTTTGAGAATCATATGGCAGTCACTTCATCCATACtgcttattttttttagtagCCACAAATAAGGCCATCCTAATTGACGTCTAAAAATGGGAACAATGTTTGTATAGTATGGAGTCTTAAGAGTACTCATTTTTGTATCATCTGAAACTGTATCGACAATGTTTTTTGCCAGTGTTGTAGCGTTGATGTCCGGCGCCAGGATTTTTGACGGTGTGTAAACGTCAGCAAACATATTTGTACTAAGTTTCCCTGGACAAACTAGCAATGTTTGTATTGAGCTATCATTCGGGAATGACGCTCTAATTATTTCAGTGACTGAATTATGCAAGGAAATCAATCCAGCTTTGGAAGCCCCATATGTAGTTAACCTTGCAGGTGTCACAGTTCCAAGTATTGATGcaatattgataatataaCCATGTCTATTCAATATCATATCGGGTACAAATGTCTGCATTATGTAATAAGCGCCGATATAATTCACCTTGATAACTCGTTCGATTTCATCATACGACGAATTTTTTAAGCTTTTGATCTTTGTTATACCAGCATTATTAACCAACACTGAAATGTGgccaaatttttctttgacatCATTGTGAATTCTTTTTATTGCATTTAAGTTTGTTATATCACATTTatagaattcaattttatcttcacTAAATGGTATCTTTGGGGGTGATACATCAATCACAATGATTTTCATGATGTTCTTGTGTACAAGCTGTGTTACAATCTCCAAGCCTAATCCATCAGAACCTCCTGTTACTAGTACTAtactattttcattgaaagctCTTCTGCTAATTGACATTGTGGCTCTGCCatagaaagaaagatattCATTTGTATATTTTGTAACAGTTCTTCTCAGCTCAGACGCTGGGCATTGAAAGACGTTGGGTGAAATGCAGTTCATGGCTTAAAATGCTATTCTGTGCCATTTGTCCCATTGCTATTTGGCATTGTGTCACTAAATTCAGTTATATATTGGCAACACACATATTGAATGTCACAGAAAATACaagataataatttcaataaaagagCAAAGAAAGTGTGTATTCAATAGTTAGAATGAAGCAGGTACGACACTTGGTTAAAGACACTTCAAAGGTTTCTTAGAGGAACACAAATTGTATGCATTCTATCTCCACGCTTTTGGAATAGGCTAGAAAAGCAAAATAGAAAAGTCAATTAATAACGGTAAATTTGCACTACATTTAGACATAGCTTGTCTCCTAGGACTCGTCTACAGACACCGAGTTGCGCTAGGTGCTTCTACTAGAGTATGCGAATAGGTATTACCTTTTTTAATACtatttatatatctataaTATTTGTCATTCTCTTTCCATGCAATACATGTCACAGATGGAGATATGcctctctttctttataaAGCTGATGCACAGACAGCACAGATAACGAATGACAGTATCATATCACTTTACGGCTTGCTTCAGAAGAATGTTCCGTATCATAGCCCATTGGGTTTATTGCACACTTTGGTGATGCTCCTGGTACAAGCAGTAACACGAGATACTTTGCAAAATTCTCTCAAAGTGTCTCGTTACATTAATTCTAGGACTGAAGAGGCCTTTTTGCTTATCTCAACTAAACTTGCAATgcaaacaaaaaagaatGCGCAAGCCCGGAATCGAACCGGGGGCCCAACGATGGCAACGTTGGATTTTACCACTAAACCACTTGCGCTATTTGAGGTTGGTAAATAATTTCTATATGACCCATATTTTCCAACTTTCAACTTTCTA is part of the Kazachstania africana CBS 2517 chromosome 1, complete genome genome and encodes:
- the ATG20 gene encoding Atg20p (similar to Saccharomyces cerevisiae ATG20 (YDL113C); ancestral locus Anc_2.324), giving the protein MSSENLQTIEARLDQCTSETVTTNDMEEKEEADLVSSGLGNIPDIDEQLHTEKEQSLVHTAIIEKDNPFFEQNQRREESMSKSTPVKISNVKKPVNPNNTYNSEADDLLHNRKSADSTLPSLSANSNSKENSVTSLHQIPSSNLNDSTMNEGSKRVQIKETNKVSEGQGRNYIAYTIQFGDNTVKRRYSDFELLRNILLKLFPMTLIPPIPEKQSIKNYGKAITGSNSSTYLLPSEDVGPVDLSLSVINGSVSNRNEKLIRHRIRMLTQFLNKLLQNKEIGKTSIINDFLDPNNPHWSDFINSSATFSSLPKNRLQCNPLNPTSTTRIHASLPIPSSSILLSSKENIDANKRQNEENFNSASTTKDSFQAIEQDYKKYEFLLDNGVYKYNRRITRNFHDLKYDMKDLNDALAQFVNKKGQETDLVEQLSYLSNTYDESAILLEKMVSRLYYNINEPLDELTRMAGSARELLKFRKLKYIQNENIKKTLSSKTTQLSKIEQQNHDFKKIDRVIDQEMSKSHKISLERPPEDYKSSTYSGKLFNKFNKLAAMVKETVNYQDIDPRVTSENLQKDIKVLTDTLNVTEADLVTISDVIANDQLPNFSEEREREIIDILKHYSKYMKDYDKKKSGNLERA
- the KAFR0A06840 gene encoding short-chain dehydrogenase/reductase (similar to Saccharomyces cerevisiae YDL114W; ancestral locus Anc_2.323), translated to MNCISPNVFQCPASELRRTVTKYTNEYLSFYGRATMSISRRAFNENSIVLVTGGSDGLGLEIVTQLVHKNIMKIIVIDVSPPKIPFSEDKIEFYKCDITNLNAIKRIHNDVKEKFGHISVLVNNAGITKIKSLKNSSYDEIERVIKVNYIGAYYIMQTFVPDMILNRHGYIINIASILGTVTPARLTTYGASKAGLISLHNSVTEIIRASFPNDSSIQTLLVCPGKLSTNMFADVYTPSKILAPDINATTLAKNIVDTVSDDTKMSTLKTPYYTNIVPIFRRQLGWPYLWLLKKISSMDEVTAI